In the Kaistella sp. 97-N-M2 genome, one interval contains:
- the murC gene encoding UDP-N-acetylmuramate--L-alanine ligase, producing MKPLQTYQNFYFVGIGGIGMSALARYFNASGKKVLGYDKTVTKLTSALVSEGIDIVFEDVPDDKIQNLNKENTLVIYTPAIKKLEILNYFNEKGFTVLKRAKILGLITENTNCIAIAGTHGKTTTSSLVAHLCKEANLPFSCFLGGIAENFKSNFLFNGNEISVVEADEYDRSFLNLSPNWAAVTSIDADHLDIYGDTETIEQGFRDFADLVPHSDQLFVRKGIHIGRETKTYAVNEEADFYSDNIREIGDKIYFDFHTPTEEVDDFVWEIPGIHNVENATVALAILNNLGVGFETLKSGIASFKGIKRRYTKHNFDSGKIYIDDYAHHPTELNAVIGSIKTFYPHQKLLVVFQPHLFSRTRDFAEGFAESLNKADELILLDIYPARELQENFEGITSEWLLDKIELQKKEVSTLENAFSIIKEKEFDVLLTVGAGNIDTLYDGIVELLNEK from the coding sequence ATGAAACCACTACAAACATATCAAAACTTCTACTTCGTAGGGATCGGCGGCATCGGAATGAGTGCTTTGGCGCGCTATTTCAACGCCTCGGGGAAAAAAGTTCTGGGTTACGACAAAACCGTAACCAAACTGACTTCAGCCCTGGTGTCAGAAGGAATCGATATTGTTTTTGAGGATGTTCCTGACGATAAAATTCAAAATTTAAATAAAGAAAATACGCTCGTTATCTATACGCCGGCAATTAAGAAATTAGAGATCTTGAATTATTTCAATGAAAAGGGTTTTACGGTTTTAAAAAGAGCGAAAATTCTGGGCTTGATCACCGAAAACACCAACTGCATCGCCATTGCGGGAACGCACGGCAAAACAACGACTTCCTCTTTAGTCGCGCATTTGTGCAAAGAAGCCAATCTGCCTTTCTCCTGTTTTTTGGGTGGAATTGCGGAGAATTTTAAATCTAATTTCCTTTTTAACGGCAACGAAATTTCCGTGGTCGAAGCCGACGAATACGACAGAAGTTTCCTGAACCTGTCCCCAAATTGGGCTGCTGTAACCTCCATCGATGCGGATCATCTGGATATTTATGGCGATACAGAAACCATAGAACAGGGTTTCCGGGATTTTGCAGATCTTGTTCCGCACAGCGATCAGCTTTTTGTTCGAAAAGGAATTCACATTGGCAGAGAAACCAAAACTTACGCGGTGAATGAAGAAGCTGATTTTTATTCGGATAACATCCGCGAAATTGGCGATAAAATTTACTTTGATTTTCACACGCCAACGGAAGAAGTTGATGATTTTGTCTGGGAAATTCCCGGAATTCACAATGTTGAAAATGCCACGGTTGCCCTCGCAATTCTGAACAATCTCGGTGTCGGTTTCGAAACTTTAAAAAGTGGGATTGCCAGCTTTAAAGGCATCAAAAGAAGATATACGAAACATAATTTCGACAGCGGAAAAATTTATATTGATGATTACGCGCATCATCCAACCGAACTAAATGCGGTGATTGGCTCCATCAAAACTTTTTATCCGCACCAGAAATTGTTGGTGGTTTTTCAGCCGCATCTGTTCAGCAGAACACGGGATTTTGCGGAAGGTTTTGCAGAAAGTTTAAACAAAGCCGACGAATTAATTCTGCTCGACATTTATCCGGCGCGCGAATTACAGGAAAATTTTGAGGGGATTACCTCAGAATGGCTTTTAGACAAAATAGAATTACAGAAAAAGGAAGTTTCAACTTTAGAGAATGCCTTCAGCATAATAAAAGAAAAAGAGTTCGATGTTTTATTAACCGTCGGCGCGGGAAATATCGACACGCTATATGACGGTATTGTTGAATTGTTGAATGAAAAGTGA